One stretch of Anabas testudineus chromosome 24, fAnaTes1.2, whole genome shotgun sequence DNA includes these proteins:
- the rnaseh1 gene encoding ribonuclease H1 isoform X2: MFRLTGLFSVVRRTLCSAADDMAKGTFYYAVRKGVKPGVYGSWDECKSQVDKFPSASFKKFASEKDAWAFVRGVELSAPPQLKTAQSAASDLTLLPKRGPEPLEYIPLGKKRCHSNEEAESSPKRVKQSESSSLDSTNGFTYMGDAVVVYTDGCCSGNGKSSARAGIGVYWGHNHPLNVAERLQGRQTNQRAEIQAACRALEQAKEKNIKKLVLYTDSKFTINGVTSWVKNWKLNGWRLKSGGQITNKDDFMKLDRLNSGLEVVWMHIPGHAGYKGNEEADRLSREGAVKPLQQQQHEESDN; encoded by the exons ATGTTTAGACTGACTGGCCTTTTCAGTGTAGTACGCAGGACCCTGTGCAGCGCTGCCGACGACATGGCGAAAGGCACGTTTTACTACGCAGTTAGAAAAGGAGTCAAACCGGGAGTCTACGGTTCATG GGATGAATGTAAGAGCCAGGTGGACAAATTTCCGTCTGCTTCTTTTAAGAAGTTTGCATCAGAAAAGGATGCCTGGGCTTTTGTCAGAGGAGTTGAACTTTCTGCACCCCCACAGCTGAAGACAG CACAGAGTGCGGCGTCAGACCTCACTCTTCTGCCTAAAAGAGGCCCGGAGCCTCTGGAGTACATCCCTCTTGGTAAGAAGAGATGTCACTCAAACGAGGAGGCCGAGTCCAGTCCCAAACGAGTCAAACAGTCAGAAAGTTCGTCGTTGGACAGCACAAATGGATTTACATACATGG GTGACGCTGTCGTCGTTTACACCGATGGTTGCTGCTCAGGCAATGGAAAGAGCAGCGCTCGAGCCGGCATCGGAGTGTACTGGGGCCACAACCACCCACT AAATGTTGCAGAGCGACTGCAGGGCAGACAAACCAACCAGCGTGCAGAGATACag GCAGCCTGCAGAGCTCTGGAACAAGCCAAAGAGAAGAACATCAAGAAGCTGGTTCTCTACACCGACAGCAAGTTTACAATTAATG GTGTGACCAGCTGGGTGAAGAACTGGAAGCTGAACGGCTGGAGGCTGAAATCTGGAGGTCAGATCACCAACAAAGACGACTTTATGAAGCTGGATAGGCTGAACTCGGGACTGGAGGTGGTCTGG ATGCATATTCCAGGTCATGCTGGATACAAAGGCAACGAGGAGGCCGACAGGCTGTCGAGAGAAGGAGCAGTGAAGcctttacagcagcagcagcatgaagaaAGTGACAATTAG
- the rnaseh1 gene encoding ribonuclease H1 isoform X1: MFRLTGLFSVVRRTLCSAADDMAKGTFYYAVRKGVKPGVYGSWDECKSQVDKFPSASFKKFASEKDAWAFVRGVELSAPPQLKTAAQSAASDLTLLPKRGPEPLEYIPLGKKRCHSNEEAESSPKRVKQSESSSLDSTNGFTYMGDAVVVYTDGCCSGNGKSSARAGIGVYWGHNHPLNVAERLQGRQTNQRAEIQAACRALEQAKEKNIKKLVLYTDSKFTINGVTSWVKNWKLNGWRLKSGGQITNKDDFMKLDRLNSGLEVVWMHIPGHAGYKGNEEADRLSREGAVKPLQQQQHEESDN, from the exons ATGTTTAGACTGACTGGCCTTTTCAGTGTAGTACGCAGGACCCTGTGCAGCGCTGCCGACGACATGGCGAAAGGCACGTTTTACTACGCAGTTAGAAAAGGAGTCAAACCGGGAGTCTACGGTTCATG GGATGAATGTAAGAGCCAGGTGGACAAATTTCCGTCTGCTTCTTTTAAGAAGTTTGCATCAGAAAAGGATGCCTGGGCTTTTGTCAGAGGAGTTGAACTTTCTGCACCCCCACAGCTGAAGACAG CAGCACAGAGTGCGGCGTCAGACCTCACTCTTCTGCCTAAAAGAGGCCCGGAGCCTCTGGAGTACATCCCTCTTGGTAAGAAGAGATGTCACTCAAACGAGGAGGCCGAGTCCAGTCCCAAACGAGTCAAACAGTCAGAAAGTTCGTCGTTGGACAGCACAAATGGATTTACATACATGG GTGACGCTGTCGTCGTTTACACCGATGGTTGCTGCTCAGGCAATGGAAAGAGCAGCGCTCGAGCCGGCATCGGAGTGTACTGGGGCCACAACCACCCACT AAATGTTGCAGAGCGACTGCAGGGCAGACAAACCAACCAGCGTGCAGAGATACag GCAGCCTGCAGAGCTCTGGAACAAGCCAAAGAGAAGAACATCAAGAAGCTGGTTCTCTACACCGACAGCAAGTTTACAATTAATG GTGTGACCAGCTGGGTGAAGAACTGGAAGCTGAACGGCTGGAGGCTGAAATCTGGAGGTCAGATCACCAACAAAGACGACTTTATGAAGCTGGATAGGCTGAACTCGGGACTGGAGGTGGTCTGG ATGCATATTCCAGGTCATGCTGGATACAAAGGCAACGAGGAGGCCGACAGGCTGTCGAGAGAAGGAGCAGTGAAGcctttacagcagcagcagcatgaagaaAGTGACAATTAG